In a single window of the Phaeobacter sp. G2 genome:
- a CDS encoding DUF4389 domain-containing protein: MAEPEDINGRLHGEQFEPEEKESLLTRLIYMILIAVMISVAQTVLATATVLQFIILAVTKEPNPRLADFGTDLGIWIAKAARYQMVASSVKPWPWTELD, encoded by the coding sequence GTGGCTGAACCAGAAGATATCAATGGCCGTTTGCATGGCGAACAGTTCGAACCAGAAGAGAAGGAAAGCCTTCTTACGCGTTTGATCTATATGATCCTGATCGCCGTGATGATCTCGGTAGCGCAGACTGTGCTGGCAACAGCCACGGTGCTGCAATTCATCATCCTGGCCGTCACAAAGGAGCCCAATCCGCGCCTGGCAGATTTTGGCACCGATCTGGGCATCTGGATCGCCAAGGCGGCGCGCTATCAAATGGTGGCGAGCAGTGTGAAGCCGTGGCCCTGGACGGAACTGGACTAA
- a CDS encoding FAD-dependent monooxygenase, whose translation MSETQQTATTLRHLNVTIIGAGIGGLAAALILQRKGAQVTVLEQSEAVSEVGAGLQITPNGLAVLTALKLNDAVAWSSQRAKAVVLRAHRDGAEVLRLDLDQYAADLRYYFVHRADLIKILVVAAREAGVQVRLLQKVERVDCGPKPIVHLANGAQCGGDLVIGADGLHSQARRALNVASQPFFTGQVAWRAIVPNHSKLPAEAQVFMGPGCHLVAYPLRDGAMVNLVAVQERRAWAEEGWHLPDDPENMRGAFAGFGGEAHQLLSQVQDCALWGLFRHPVAPHWHRGAVALLGDAAHPTLPFMAQGGNLALEDAWVLGEALVAQSGDIPAALETYQIHRQDRTTKVVGAASRNAWKYHLRPPFSWPAHQILKLGGRFAPQKMVSQFDWIYRHDVTKQG comes from the coding sequence ATGAGCGAAACACAGCAGACAGCAACGACACTGAGACATCTCAATGTGACCATTATTGGTGCAGGGATCGGCGGCCTGGCAGCCGCGTTGATCCTGCAGCGCAAAGGTGCGCAGGTCACTGTGCTGGAACAATCCGAGGCGGTCTCGGAAGTGGGGGCCGGCCTGCAGATCACGCCCAATGGTCTGGCGGTTCTGACGGCTCTGAAGCTGAATGATGCCGTGGCGTGGTCTTCGCAACGCGCCAAGGCGGTGGTGCTGCGCGCTCACCGTGACGGCGCTGAGGTGCTGCGGCTGGATCTGGATCAGTATGCCGCCGATCTGCGCTACTATTTTGTCCATCGTGCGGACCTGATCAAAATTCTGGTCGTTGCTGCCCGCGAGGCCGGGGTTCAGGTGCGCCTGCTGCAAAAGGTCGAGCGGGTTGACTGCGGGCCAAAGCCCATCGTGCATCTTGCCAATGGTGCCCAGTGCGGTGGAGACTTGGTGATCGGCGCGGATGGGCTGCATTCGCAGGCCCGCCGCGCGCTGAACGTGGCAAGCCAGCCGTTTTTTACCGGGCAGGTGGCCTGGCGCGCGATTGTGCCCAATCACAGCAAATTGCCTGCTGAGGCTCAGGTGTTTATGGGTCCGGGCTGCCATCTGGTGGCCTATCCCTTGCGCGATGGCGCGATGGTCAACCTGGTGGCGGTACAGGAACGCCGGGCCTGGGCGGAAGAGGGCTGGCATTTGCCGGATGACCCGGAAAACATGCGCGGCGCCTTTGCCGGGTTTGGCGGCGAAGCCCATCAGCTGTTGTCGCAGGTGCAGGACTGCGCGCTTTGGGGATTGTTCCGCCACCCGGTTGCCCCCCATTGGCACCGCGGGGCGGTTGCCCTGCTGGGTGACGCAGCGCATCCAACCCTGCCCTTTATGGCCCAGGGCGGCAATCTGGCCCTGGAAGACGCCTGGGTGCTCGGCGAGGCGTTGGTAGCGCAGTCTGGCGATATTCCGGCTGCCTTGGAAACCTATCAAATACACCGGCAAGACCGGACAACCAAGGTGGTGGGGGCTGCCAGTCGGAATGCCTGGAAGTATCATCTGCGCCCGCCATTCAGCTGGCCTGCGCATCAGATCCTGAAACTGGGAGGCCGTTTTGCGCCCCAGAAAATGGTGTCTCAGTTTGACTGGATCTACCGTCACGACGTGACCAAACAGGGCTGA
- the dksA gene encoding RNA polymerase-binding protein DksA: MKQEMFLPEDYRPAEDEPFMNDRQLEYFRRKLLNWKQDLLAESRDTIEGLQDNTRNIPDVADRASEETDRALELRTRDRQRKLVSKIDAAIRRIEEGEYGYCEVTGEPISLKRLDARPNATMSLEAQERHERREKVHRDD, encoded by the coding sequence ATGAAACAAGAAATGTTTCTGCCGGAAGATTACCGTCCGGCCGAAGATGAGCCTTTCATGAATGATCGGCAGCTTGAGTATTTCCGTCGTAAACTTCTGAACTGGAAGCAGGATCTGCTCGCTGAAAGCCGCGATACAATCGAAGGGCTGCAAGACAATACCCGCAATATTCCAGATGTTGCAGACCGGGCCAGTGAAGAAACGGACCGGGCACTGGAATTGCGGACCAGAGATCGCCAGCGTAAACTGGTTTCCAAAATCGACGCGGCAATTCGCCGGATTGAAGAGGGCGAATACGGCTACTGCGAAGTGACCGGGGAGCCAATTTCTCTGAAACGTCTGGACGCGCGTCCCAACGCAACGATGAGCCTTGAAGCGCAGGAACGTCACGAACGCCGCGAGAAAGTCCATCGCGACGATTGA
- a CDS encoding deoxyguanosinetriphosphate triphosphohydrolase: MHASFATKPDQSRGRLISEEESSFRSPYQRDRDRIIHASAFRRLKHKTQVFVEHEGDNYRTRLTHSIEVGQVGRTIAAALGLNQELTEAVALAHDLGHTPFGHTGEDALHALMQPYGGFDHNAQAIRIVTCLERHYAEFDGLNLTWETLEAIAKHNGPVVGELPWALAECNAAMDLELHTHASAEAQVAALADDIAYNNHDLHDGLRAGLFSDADIAHLPIIAAAYHQVDQKYPGLDGLRRRHEALRRVFGVMVGDVIDTTRKNLRESGVQSVEEVRALGHPVVAFSPDLWRDLKEIRAFLFRHMYRAPSVMEVRTQMAEIVAALFPYFLANPLQMPERWHEEITAAADQTALARITSDYIAGMTDRFALQLHEQLTREGKLA, encoded by the coding sequence ATGCATGCCTCTTTTGCCACCAAGCCGGATCAAAGCCGGGGCAGACTGATCTCTGAGGAGGAAAGCAGTTTTCGCTCTCCCTATCAGCGCGACAGGGATCGCATCATCCATGCCAGCGCCTTTCGGCGCCTGAAACACAAAACCCAGGTCTTTGTTGAGCACGAAGGGGATAACTATCGCACCCGGTTGACCCATTCGATCGAGGTCGGCCAGGTGGGGCGCACAATTGCTGCGGCCCTGGGGCTGAACCAGGAACTGACCGAGGCCGTGGCGCTGGCCCATGATCTGGGCCACACGCCCTTTGGCCATACCGGCGAAGATGCGCTGCATGCGCTGATGCAGCCCTATGGTGGCTTTGATCACAACGCCCAGGCGATCCGCATTGTCACCTGTCTGGAGCGTCACTATGCCGAATTTGATGGGCTGAACCTGACCTGGGAAACGCTTGAAGCCATTGCAAAGCACAATGGGCCGGTGGTGGGCGAGCTGCCCTGGGCCTTGGCCGAATGCAACGCTGCGATGGATCTGGAGCTGCATACCCATGCCAGCGCCGAGGCCCAGGTGGCGGCCCTGGCGGATGATATTGCCTATAACAATCACGACCTGCACGATGGGCTGCGCGCTGGGCTGTTTTCAGATGCGGATATTGCCCATCTGCCAATCATTGCTGCCGCCTATCATCAGGTCGATCAGAAATACCCCGGGCTTGACGGCCTGCGCCGCCGTCACGAGGCCCTGCGCCGGGTTTTTGGCGTCATGGTTGGGGATGTGATTGATACAACCCGCAAAAACCTGCGTGAGAGCGGCGTTCAAAGCGTCGAAGAGGTGCGTGCCCTGGGGCACCCGGTGGTGGCCTTTTCGCCTGATCTGTGGCGGGATTTGAAAGAGATCCGCGCCTTTTTGTTCCGCCACATGTACCGCGCCCCCTCGGTGATGGAGGTGCGCACTCAAATGGCAGAAATTGTTGCGGCGCTGTTTCCTTACTTTCTGGCCAATCCGCTACAGATGCCGGAGCGATGGCATGAGGAGATCACCGCCGCTGCGGATCAGACGGCGCTGGCGCGGATTACCTCGGACTATATCGCAGGTATGACGGACCGGTTTGCGCTGCAACTGCACGAGCAGCTGACCCGCGAGGGCAAGCTGGCCTAG
- the argS gene encoding arginine--tRNA ligase — protein MNLFSDIRALVIDSLTAMTVEGALPEGLNFANVAVEPPRDAAHGDMATNAAMVLAKPAKMKPRDIADALAAKLAEDTRISSAEVAGPGFLNLRLAPVVWQGVLGAVLGAGTDYGRANLGQGKKVNVEYVSANPTGPLHVGHTRGAVFGDALASLLGYAGYDVTREYYINDGGGQVDVLARSVYLRYQEAHGQEVAFADGTYPGDYLVPVGQALKDKVGDAYVDQPEDVWLADVREFSTDAMMALIREDLAMLGIKMDVFYSEKSLYGTGKIEAALAELESKGLIYQGVLEPPKGKKPDDWEPREQTLFKSTDHGDDVDRAVKKSDGAWTYFAPDIAYHYDKISRGFDELIDVLGADHGGYVKRMKAAVSALSDGKVPLDIKLCQLVKLFKDGQEFKMSKRAGTFVTLRDVVDAVGPDVTRFMLLTRKNDQGFDFDLDKALEQSKDNPIFYVQYANARICSTLRKAEEAGIATSDPVLAAADLAEVSHPAQLAVIKKLAEWPRQIEIAARTNEPHRVAFYLYDLASELHGLYHLGKTEFGLRFVNESSETATHANLALARSVSIVISAGLGILGVKPAQEMR, from the coding sequence ATGAACCTTTTTTCCGATATCCGCGCGCTTGTCATCGACAGCCTCACTGCCATGACCGTTGAGGGCGCATTGCCCGAGGGGCTCAACTTTGCAAATGTCGCGGTTGAGCCACCGCGCGATGCGGCCCATGGAGATATGGCCACCAATGCCGCCATGGTGTTGGCCAAACCGGCTAAGATGAAGCCCCGCGATATTGCCGATGCGCTGGCCGCCAAACTGGCAGAGGACACACGGATCAGCTCGGCAGAGGTGGCAGGCCCTGGGTTTTTGAACCTGCGGCTGGCGCCGGTTGTTTGGCAGGGCGTGCTGGGGGCGGTTCTGGGGGCCGGGACGGACTATGGCCGTGCCAATCTGGGGCAGGGGAAAAAGGTCAACGTCGAATATGTTTCGGCCAACCCTACCGGGCCTTTGCATGTGGGCCATACCCGTGGCGCGGTCTTTGGCGACGCGCTGGCCTCCCTGCTGGGCTATGCTGGCTATGACGTCACCCGGGAATACTATATCAACGATGGCGGTGGTCAGGTCGATGTGCTGGCGCGTTCGGTCTATCTGCGCTACCAGGAGGCCCACGGTCAGGAGGTCGCCTTTGCCGATGGCACCTATCCTGGCGACTATCTGGTACCGGTTGGTCAGGCCCTGAAGGACAAGGTTGGCGATGCCTATGTGGACCAGCCCGAGGACGTCTGGCTGGCGGATGTGCGGGAATTCTCCACCGATGCGATGATGGCGCTGATCCGCGAAGATCTGGCAATGCTGGGCATCAAGATGGATGTGTTCTATTCGGAAAAATCCCTCTACGGCACCGGTAAGATCGAGGCCGCCCTGGCAGAGCTGGAAAGCAAGGGCCTGATCTATCAGGGTGTGCTGGAGCCACCAAAAGGCAAAAAGCCAGACGATTGGGAGCCACGCGAGCAGACCCTGTTCAAATCCACCGACCATGGGGATGATGTGGACCGGGCGGTGAAAAAATCGGACGGGGCCTGGACCTATTTTGCCCCGGATATTGCCTATCACTACGACAAGATCAGCCGTGGCTTTGATGAGCTGATCGACGTGTTGGGCGCCGATCACGGGGGCTATGTCAAGCGGATGAAGGCGGCTGTCTCGGCCTTGTCGGACGGCAAAGTGCCACTGGATATTAAGCTGTGCCAGCTGGTGAAGCTGTTCAAGGATGGCCAGGAATTCAAGATGTCGAAACGGGCAGGCACCTTTGTCACCCTGCGCGATGTGGTTGATGCGGTTGGCCCGGATGTCACCCGCTTTATGCTGCTCACCCGTAAAAACGACCAGGGCTTTGATTTTGATCTGGATAAGGCGCTGGAGCAATCCAAGGATAATCCGATCTTCTACGTGCAATACGCCAATGCGCGGATCTGTTCGACCCTGCGCAAGGCAGAGGAAGCCGGGATCGCCACCAGTGATCCGGTCCTTGCCGCTGCAGATCTGGCCGAGGTGTCACACCCGGCGCAGCTGGCAGTGATCAAAAAGCTGGCAGAATGGCCACGTCAGATTGAAATTGCCGCCCGCACAAACGAGCCACACCGGGTCGCCTTTTATCTCTATGATCTCGCCTCTGAGCTGCATGGTCTGTACCACCTTGGCAAAACTGAGTTTGGTTTACGTTTTGTTAACGAGAGCAGCGAAACGGCAACACATGCCAATTTGGCGCTGGCGCGCAGCGTTTCCATTGTTATTTCCGCCGGTCTTGGTATTCTAGGGGTGAAACCGGCGCAGGAGATGCGGTAA
- a CDS encoding iron-sulfur cluster assembly accessory protein — translation MNLPPKVTERAFARLTEIGAATQGQALRIAVEGGGCSGFQYEIGLDTPSKDDLVLEGQGEKVVVDTVSLPFLENAVIDFTEELIGARFTIENPNASSSCGCGTSFSM, via the coding sequence ATGAACCTGCCACCAAAAGTGACCGAACGGGCCTTTGCCCGCCTGACCGAAATTGGCGCCGCAACCCAAGGCCAGGCGCTGCGGATTGCTGTCGAAGGCGGCGGCTGCTCTGGTTTTCAGTATGAGATCGGCCTTGATACCCCCAGCAAAGATGATCTGGTGCTTGAAGGTCAGGGCGAAAAAGTCGTGGTTGATACCGTATCGCTGCCCTTTTTGGAAAACGCCGTAATTGATTTCACCGAAGAGCTGATTGGCGCGCGGTTCACCATCGAGAACCCAAATGCCTCGTCCAGCTGCGGCTGCGGCACCTCATTTTCGATGTAA
- a CDS encoding DUF2927 domain-containing protein, translated as MGLATLIAACTLPAAHKTPSRAALATSNLPAAKAFSAPRPRAPQRSNRDIARDFLDLHFRLEGGTNLPVFTRFERPIRLRVVGNPSAGFQRDLSQLLQRFKREAGIDIQRVNSGPVEITVQAVSSRAIHRALPKAACFVVPNVDSLAELRRKRRSPDTDWSRLRSRERLAVFVPNDISPQETRDCLHEELAQAIGPLNDLYRLSDSVFNDDNVHTVLTGFDMLVLRATYAPELRTGMSRSEVAAILPGLLSRLNPAGNSIASRALPATPRSWINAIETALGPGSGFSSRKRAANQAVVLAQELGWSDHRRAYSHYVLGRMIQANEPELAQRHFQTALDFLRQTPGSDLHQAVIRPRMAAYLIARGDGEAALQQINPALPVASRFENAALLATSLLIKAEALDLLGQFATANTVRLDSLGWARYGFGPDWAVKAKIREVADLRPSPN; from the coding sequence CTGGGCTTAGCCACCCTTATTGCTGCCTGCACCCTTCCAGCGGCGCATAAGACTCCCAGTCGCGCAGCTTTGGCCACCAGCAATCTGCCTGCCGCCAAGGCCTTTTCAGCGCCGCGCCCGCGGGCGCCGCAGCGCTCTAACCGCGATATTGCCCGCGATTTTCTAGATCTACATTTCCGGCTCGAAGGCGGAACCAATTTGCCGGTCTTCACCCGGTTTGAGCGCCCCATCCGTTTGCGGGTGGTTGGCAATCCCAGCGCCGGCTTCCAAAGAGATCTCAGCCAACTGCTACAGCGTTTCAAGCGCGAGGCAGGGATCGATATCCAGCGAGTCAACAGCGGCCCGGTGGAGATCACCGTACAGGCGGTCTCCAGCCGCGCGATCCACCGTGCCCTGCCCAAAGCCGCCTGTTTTGTAGTGCCAAATGTGGATTCACTGGCCGAATTGCGCCGCAAACGACGCAGCCCCGATACCGATTGGTCACGCCTGCGCAGCCGTGAACGGCTGGCGGTGTTTGTGCCCAATGACATCAGCCCACAGGAAACCCGCGATTGCCTGCACGAGGAGCTGGCCCAGGCCATCGGGCCGCTGAATGATCTCTATCGCCTTTCAGATTCCGTCTTTAACGACGACAATGTGCATACCGTGCTCACCGGGTTTGACATGCTGGTGCTGCGCGCCACCTATGCGCCAGAGCTGCGCACCGGCATGAGCCGCAGTGAGGTCGCCGCCATTTTGCCGGGGCTATTGTCGCGGCTGAACCCCGCAGGCAATTCCATTGCCTCTCGGGCGCTGCCCGCCACGCCGCGCAGCTGGATCAACGCGATAGAAACCGCGCTTGGCCCCGGCAGTGGTTTCAGCAGCCGCAAACGAGCCGCAAACCAGGCCGTAGTTCTGGCGCAGGAACTGGGTTGGTCCGATCACCGCCGCGCCTATAGCCACTATGTTCTGGGGCGCATGATCCAGGCAAACGAGCCGGAGCTGGCGCAACGCCATTTTCAAACCGCGCTTGATTTCCTGAGACAGACCCCAGGCAGCGACCTGCACCAAGCAGTGATCCGCCCGCGTATGGCAGCCTATTTGATTGCCCGCGGCGACGGCGAAGCCGCCCTGCAACAGATCAACCCTGCATTGCCTGTCGCCAGCCGCTTTGAAAACGCGGCCCTGCTGGCGACATCCCTGCTGATCAAGGCCGAAGCCCTGGATCTATTGGGCCAATTTGCCACTGCCAACACGGTCAGACTGGACAGCCTTGGATGGGCGCGGTACGGGTTTGGCCCGGATTGGGCGGTGAAAGCCAAGATCCGCGAAGTCGCGGATCTGCGTCCCTCGCCCAACTGA
- a CDS encoding MoxR family ATPase: MQFQGTKDYVATDDLKIAVNAAVTLERPLLVKGEPGTGKTELARQVAESLGLKMIEWNVKSTTRAQQGLYEYDAVSRLRDSQLGEERVHDVKNYIKKGKLWEAFEADEKVVLLIDEIDKADIEFPNDLLQELDKMEFHVYETGETIRATNRPIMIITSNNEKELPDAFLRRCFFHYIQFPDAATMKKIVAVHHPDIKESLLTAALTQFYEIRDTAGLKKKPSTSEVLDWLKLLLAEDLSPEDLARNGADALPKLHGALLKNEQDVHLFERLAFMARGRK, encoded by the coding sequence ATGCAGTTTCAAGGCACTAAAGACTACGTCGCCACCGACGACCTGAAAATAGCAGTTAATGCAGCTGTCACACTGGAGCGCCCGCTTCTGGTCAAGGGCGAACCGGGCACCGGCAAGACCGAATTGGCCCGGCAAGTGGCCGAGTCCCTGGGGCTGAAAATGATCGAGTGGAACGTCAAATCCACCACCCGCGCCCAGCAGGGCCTGTATGAATACGATGCGGTCAGCCGCTTGCGCGACAGCCAGCTTGGCGAAGAGCGCGTGCATGACGTCAAAAACTACATCAAAAAAGGCAAGCTCTGGGAAGCCTTTGAAGCGGACGAAAAGGTCGTGTTGTTGATTGATGAGATCGACAAAGCAGATATCGAGTTTCCAAACGACCTGCTGCAGGAACTCGATAAGATGGAGTTTCACGTCTATGAGACCGGTGAAACCATCCGCGCAACCAACCGCCCGATCATGATCATCACCTCCAACAACGAAAAAGAGCTGCCCGACGCCTTTTTGCGCCGCTGTTTCTTCCACTACATTCAGTTCCCTGACGCCGCGACCATGAAAAAGATCGTTGCGGTGCACCATCCGGACATCAAGGAATCGTTGCTAACCGCTGCGCTGACCCAGTTCTACGAGATCCGCGACACCGCCGGTCTGAAGAAAAAGCCCTCCACCTCAGAGGTGCTGGACTGGTTGAAGCTGCTATTGGCCGAAGATCTGAGCCCGGAAGACCTAGCCCGCAACGGCGCCGATGCGTTGCCAAAACTACATGGTGCGTTGCTCAAGAACGAACAGGATGTGCATCTGTTTGAACGCCTGGCCTTCATGGCGCGCGGCCGCAAGTAA
- a CDS encoding VWA domain-containing protein produces the protein MFQPFFENLRKAAIPVSLREYLTFLEGMKKGLVTYDIEAFYFLARSAMVKDERNIDKFDRAFSATFKGLEAIPNSAVMDAVDIPEDWLRKMAEKHMSAEEKAEIEAMGGFDKLMETLKRRLEEQKGRHQGGSKWVGTAGTSPFGAYGYNPEGVRIGQKESRHQRAVKVWDKREFKNLDGDVELGTRNIKVALKRLRRWVREGSHEELDLDNTIRATAEHGYLDVKTRPERHNAVKVLLFLDVGGSMDPHIKVVEELFSAARTEFKHLEYFYFHNCLYEGVWRDNRRRWDAQMPTHEVLRTYGPDYKCIFVGDASMSPYEIAYPGGANEHWNQEAGQVWLQRAREQWKSHLWINPVPKTHWDYTHSIGMVREIFEDRMVPMTLDGLESGMKELTR, from the coding sequence ATGTTTCAGCCCTTTTTTGAAAATCTGCGCAAGGCCGCTATCCCGGTGTCTTTGCGCGAATACCTCACCTTTCTGGAGGGGATGAAAAAGGGTCTTGTGACCTATGACATCGAAGCCTTCTACTTTCTCGCCCGCTCAGCCATGGTCAAGGATGAGCGCAACATCGACAAATTTGACCGCGCGTTTTCGGCCACCTTCAAAGGCCTGGAAGCCATCCCGAATTCAGCAGTGATGGATGCGGTAGACATTCCCGAAGACTGGCTGCGCAAGATGGCTGAAAAGCACATGAGCGCGGAAGAAAAAGCCGAGATCGAAGCCATGGGTGGCTTTGACAAGCTGATGGAAACCCTGAAACGGCGGCTGGAAGAGCAAAAAGGCCGCCATCAGGGGGGCAGTAAATGGGTCGGCACCGCCGGCACCTCGCCCTTTGGTGCCTATGGCTACAACCCCGAGGGGGTACGGATTGGCCAGAAAGAAAGCCGCCATCAGCGCGCGGTCAAGGTCTGGGACAAACGTGAGTTTAAGAACCTCGACGGGGATGTTGAACTTGGCACACGCAATATCAAAGTGGCGCTGAAACGCCTGCGCCGCTGGGTCCGCGAGGGCTCCCATGAGGAGCTGGATCTCGACAACACCATCCGTGCCACCGCAGAGCATGGCTATCTGGATGTCAAAACCCGCCCCGAACGCCACAATGCTGTGAAGGTGCTGCTGTTTCTGGATGTTGGGGGATCAATGGACCCCCATATCAAGGTGGTGGAAGAGCTGTTCTCTGCCGCGCGTACAGAGTTCAAACATCTGGAGTATTTCTACTTCCACAACTGCCTTTATGAAGGGGTCTGGCGTGACAACCGGCGCCGCTGGGATGCGCAGATGCCCACTCATGAGGTGCTGCGGACCTATGGCCCAGACTATAAATGCATCTTTGTCGGGGACGCCTCGATGTCCCCCTATGAGATCGCTTATCCCGGTGGGGCCAATGAGCATTGGAACCAAGAGGCCGGTCAGGTCTGGTTGCAGCGCGCGCGGGAGCAGTGGAAGAGCCATCTCTGGATCAATCCGGTGCCAAAGACCCATTGGGATTACACCCATTCCATTGGCATGGTGCGTGAAATCTTTGAGGATCGCATGGTGCCAATGACCCTGGATGGGCTGGAAAGCGGCATGAAAGAGTTGACGCGCTAG
- a CDS encoding DMT family transporter, whose protein sequence is MRGISTPVLGAIMIVGYTGFISSADGIIKLLSGGYEAAQIYVLSGGVVAALSVLVNWLCLVRDDKRAVPFLPRDHLLGCRTGAGGQTPSFVSRAKHLLATSLPWRTACPRAMGLRSLGALLGAICFFYAFRLLPFAQVFLFIGLMPLMAGVMSGLILKERISAAAWIALGMGFVGVLFLFPSGVSSIKGGHVLALSGAAWGTFSMVLARYISRYDNNLLPQVFYPNLVLCLALVPLLPFVWQPMPLADMGWALGYAVLLFVARWLAVAALRLLPAYVVTPLMNLQFVWMLTIGAWVFGEMPNQGTWIGGLIVIGSGLFLLRGQVVQPGVRQRVAA, encoded by the coding sequence ATGAGGGGTATTTCAACGCCAGTTCTGGGTGCGATTATGATCGTGGGGTACACCGGCTTTATCTCTTCTGCGGATGGGATCATCAAACTTTTGTCAGGCGGCTATGAAGCGGCGCAGATCTATGTGCTCTCCGGGGGCGTGGTCGCTGCGCTGTCGGTCCTGGTCAACTGGCTGTGCCTGGTTCGAGACGACAAGCGCGCTGTGCCGTTCCTGCCACGTGATCACCTGCTGGGATGCAGGACGGGGGCAGGGGGGCAAACCCCATCCTTTGTAAGCCGTGCAAAACACCTGCTCGCAACATCCCTGCCGTGGCGAACGGCCTGCCCGCGTGCGATGGGCTTGCGAAGTCTGGGCGCCCTGCTGGGGGCCATTTGTTTTTTCTATGCGTTCCGCCTGCTGCCTTTTGCGCAGGTTTTCCTGTTTATTGGCCTGATGCCCTTGATGGCAGGGGTTATGTCCGGGCTGATCCTGAAAGAGCGGATCAGTGCTGCGGCCTGGATTGCCCTGGGGATGGGCTTTGTTGGGGTGCTGTTTTTGTTTCCCAGCGGTGTTTCCTCAATCAAAGGGGGACATGTTCTGGCTTTGTCGGGGGCGGCTTGGGGGACGTTTTCGATGGTACTGGCGCGCTATATCAGCCGCTATGATAACAACCTGTTGCCACAGGTTTTTTATCCCAATCTAGTGCTTTGCCTTGCGTTGGTGCCGCTGCTGCCCTTTGTCTGGCAGCCGATGCCCCTTGCAGATATGGGATGGGCCTTGGGCTATGCCGTGCTGCTGTTTGTCGCCCGCTGGTTGGCAGTGGCGGCCCTGCGCCTGCTGCCTGCCTATGTGGTCACACCTTTGATGAATTTGCAATTTGTCTGGATGCTGACAATCGGGGCTTGGGTGTTTGGCGAAATGCCGAACCAGGGCACCTGGATTGGCGGCCTTATCGTGATTGGCTCTGGCCTGTTCCTGCTGCGGGGGCAGGTGGTGCAGCCCGGTGTCAGGCAGCGGGTGGCTGCCTAA
- the xth gene encoding exodeoxyribonuclease III gives MKIASFNINGIKARAAALPQWLDEANPDVVLLQEIKSIDEAFPRELFEDRGYAVETHGQKGFNGVAILSKLPLEDVSRGLPGDESDLQARWIEATVVGKQALRICGLYLPNGNPVELTPEGRPVPGGKYAYKLDWMERLHARARDLLDSEMPALMAGDYNIIPQAEDAKRPEAWREDALHRPESRAAYQRIVNLGFTEAFRARHQGPGHYSFWDYQAGAWNRDDGIRIDHFLLSPQAADLLQDCQIDKEIRGREKPSDHVPIWVELDL, from the coding sequence ATGAAGATCGCCAGTTTCAATATCAACGGCATCAAGGCCCGCGCCGCCGCTCTGCCCCAGTGGCTGGATGAGGCCAATCCCGATGTTGTCCTGCTGCAGGAAATCAAATCCATCGACGAGGCCTTCCCCCGTGAGCTGTTTGAAGATCGCGGCTATGCCGTGGAAACACACGGTCAAAAAGGCTTTAACGGGGTCGCTATCCTGTCAAAGCTGCCCCTGGAGGACGTAAGCCGGGGCTTGCCCGGCGATGAGTCCGACCTGCAGGCCCGCTGGATCGAAGCGACCGTTGTCGGCAAGCAAGCCCTGCGCATTTGCGGCCTTTACCTGCCCAATGGCAATCCAGTTGAACTCACCCCCGAAGGCCGCCCTGTGCCCGGGGGCAAATACGCCTATAAGCTGGACTGGATGGAGCGGCTGCACGCCCGTGCGCGGGATTTGCTGGACAGTGAAATGCCGGCTCTGATGGCAGGAGATTACAACATCATCCCTCAGGCTGAAGATGCCAAACGTCCCGAGGCCTGGCGGGAGGATGCATTGCACCGCCCCGAAAGCCGCGCTGCCTACCAGCGGATCGTCAACCTGGGCTTTACCGAGGCCTTCCGGGCACGGCACCAGGGGCCGGGGCATTATTCCTTCTGGGATTACCAGGCTGGTGCCTGGAACCGGGACGACGGTATTCGTATCGACCATTTCCTGCTCAGCCCACAGGCGGCAGACCTGCTGCAGGATTGTCAGATCGACAAAGAAATCCGCGGTCGCGAAAAACCCTCCGACCATGTGCCGATCTGGGTAGAGCTGGACCTTTGA